A single window of Cellulomonas sp. NTE-D12 DNA harbors:
- a CDS encoding nuclease-related domain-containing protein — translation MFWLIFWALMRLYPGDQSWSTSAVAGGLVATILVMRQSPPVAIANWQAGAYGEEETAKVLRPLERDGWIVLHDLVNGSGNFDHVVLGPNGVFCLNSKWSSYRLEETDAGRLIGRHEYDEDVTLDVEHTLRRARAEASALSRQVQARCGQKLWVQPVIVWWGPVANGGKLLDGVGVVQGKYLADRLRTQRGQPIRNYEAVVAGLRPGRHKR, via the coding sequence GTGTTCTGGCTGATCTTCTGGGCGCTCATGCGGCTGTACCCAGGAGACCAGTCCTGGTCGACATCGGCGGTGGCCGGTGGCCTGGTCGCGACGATCCTGGTGATGAGGCAGTCCCCGCCGGTCGCCATCGCCAACTGGCAGGCCGGCGCGTACGGCGAGGAAGAGACCGCCAAGGTGCTGCGTCCGCTCGAGCGCGACGGGTGGATCGTCCTGCACGATCTGGTGAACGGGAGCGGGAACTTCGACCACGTGGTACTCGGCCCCAACGGGGTCTTCTGCCTGAACTCGAAGTGGTCGAGCTACCGGTTGGAGGAGACGGACGCCGGCCGGCTCATCGGGCGACACGAGTACGACGAGGACGTGACCCTCGACGTCGAGCACACCCTGCGGCGCGCTCGAGCGGAAGCCAGCGCCTTGTCACGGCAGGTGCAGGCACGATGCGGGCAGAAGCTCTGGGTCCAGCCGGTCATCGTCTGGTGGGGGCCCGTCGCAAACGGCGGCAAGCTGCTCGACGGCGTCGGCGTCGTGCAGGGCAAATACCTCGCCGACCGCCTCCGTACCCAGCGCGGCCAGCCGATCCGCAACTACGAGGCCGTCGTGGCGGGGCTCAGACCGGGCCGACACAAGCGTTAG
- a CDS encoding tyrosine-type recombinase/integrase, with protein MTFREYASGWLDERRSASGQPLRVSTRRGYQHLLEHQVYPTLGDRRLSALTPEIILTWYRSMLPNRPTSRARTYAVLRTILTTAVDDGLLQRNPCRIRGAGRSVPATPTTVATPAQVVELAAHVPERLALAVLLGAWCQLRNGEVLELRRGDITPERVAVTRGVTWANGEPHVGPPKTAAGVRVVSVPPHIASAITDHLARHTAAEPSALLFPAEPGGVRQMNPVTFSYYLKRAVGRTSLPPTFRFHWLRHTGLTLAAQSGATIAELQARAGHSTPSTVMLYQHATEVRDRALADALSRLAAADALSAVHGG; from the coding sequence ATGACGTTCCGCGAGTACGCCAGCGGCTGGCTGGACGAGAGGCGCAGCGCGTCCGGGCAGCCCTTGCGGGTGTCGACGAGGCGCGGGTACCAGCACCTGCTCGAGCACCAGGTGTATCCGACGCTGGGGGACCGGAGGTTGTCGGCCCTGACACCGGAGATCATCCTCACCTGGTACCGGTCGATGCTGCCGAACCGGCCGACGTCGCGAGCGCGGACGTACGCGGTGCTGCGCACCATCCTGACCACCGCCGTCGACGACGGGCTGCTGCAGAGGAACCCGTGCCGGATCCGCGGGGCCGGGCGATCGGTGCCCGCGACCCCGACCACCGTCGCCACCCCGGCGCAGGTCGTCGAGCTCGCCGCGCACGTGCCCGAGCGTCTGGCGCTCGCCGTGCTGCTCGGCGCTTGGTGCCAGCTGCGGAACGGGGAGGTTCTCGAGCTGCGCCGCGGTGACATCACACCGGAGCGGGTGGCCGTGACCCGTGGCGTCACGTGGGCCAACGGCGAGCCTCACGTGGGCCCACCCAAGACAGCGGCCGGCGTACGAGTGGTCTCGGTGCCGCCGCACATCGCGTCGGCCATCACCGACCACCTGGCGCGGCACACCGCGGCCGAGCCGAGCGCCCTTCTGTTCCCGGCGGAACCGGGCGGCGTCCGGCAGATGAACCCGGTGACCTTCTCGTACTACCTCAAGCGGGCGGTAGGCCGGACGTCACTGCCGCCGACGTTCCGGTTCCACTGGCTCCGGCACACCGGCCTGACGCTGGCCGCGCAGTCCGGAGCGACGATCGCCGAGCTGCAGGCTCGGGCGGGGCACTCCACCCCATCGACCGTGATGCTCTACCAGCACGCGACGGAAGTGCGAGACCGTGCGTTGGCCGATGCGCTCTCGAGGTTGGCGGCGGCTGACGCGCTCTCCGCCGTCCACGGCGGCTGA
- a CDS encoding RHS repeat-associated core domain-containing protein produces MLENQVRRGWGRFVGAVIATLALIVTGTVAAPAALAADPIPWSGTVTLSSSASTVDVHNPTASITATFSPAINGTYLPGTVVGVYDNTGVLIMSCGNGSSACASGSIGTTVRIDTNATRTFTAFVGTSLPTTGPPQSGVAATSNTVAVTNTGWSGTVSLTISRTQVDVHNTMASVTATADAPLDGPYNLSIYDADSHQLIATCNQSTCGGTSRNVTSNNVSTTTNATRHFVAYVAQDAPGNYTLPSNDVRATSNTVAVTNTGWSGTVSLTISRTQVDVHNTMASVTATADAPLDGPYNLSIYDADSHQLIATCNQSTCGGTSRNVTSNNVSTTTNATRHFVAYVAQDAPGNYTLPSNDVRATSNTVAVTNTGWSGTVSLTISRTQVDVHNTMASVTATADAPLDGPYNLSIYDADSHQLIATCNQSTCGGTSRNVTSNNVSTTTNATRHFVAYVAQDAPGNYTLPSNDVRATSNTVAVTNTGWSGTVSLTISRTQVDVHNTMASVTATADAPLDGPYNLSIYDADSHQLIATCNQSTCGGTSRNVTSNNVSTTTNATRHFVAYVAQDAPGNYTLPSNDVRATSNTVAVTNTGWSGTVSLTISRTQVDVHNTMASVTATADAPLDGPYNLSIYDADSHQLIATCNQSTCGGTSRNVTSNNVSTTTNATRHFVAYVAQDAPGNYTLPSNDVRATSGSVHVTNIGWNGSVTLQVRATTTPNWVSVTATATAPLDGPYNLSIYDDSARLVAVCNQSTCGGTSRNTVSNNVSTTPGGHTYVAYVAQDAPGNYTLPTNDVRAISGRLSSAGTGPTSAGETSGGSNPSVACSDRCHADPVNTSTGEFWESTTDLAVTGSGAPLSVVRSYGASRSAVAGAFGYGWSSSLEMQIAISAGASGTTVGNASELRITQENGSSLDFVRGADGTYSAPARVQATLKQNPDGTFVLVRKATQTYRFDASGRLARMEDRNGQGVTLTRDSSGHVTTLSDDRGRGLTLTWSGAHVASAADNTGRTVSYGYSSDGDLTSVTAPDGSVQSYAYDLLHRMVSMTAADGGVTTNAYDTASRVVSQTDALERTTSFAYGDGQTTITDPDGSKTVERYVNGQVISETKAAGTTLEATTYFTYGPTNQVTSQTDALGRIATFTYDDAGNRLSATDPLGRTTSMTYNGFNEPLTVTNPAGETTTFVYDSHGNLQSKTDPTGAVTSFTVNPDGTVASATDATGNVTRYSYDAHGYLASTTDPTGAVTTAVFDAVGRQVSATDPRGNVTGAAPAQYTSTIAYDPAGRPLSTTDPYGSTTAMGYDAVGNVTSSTDQLGQVTTFTYDAAGQRLTATDPNGSVTKWSYDKAGRVATITAPDGGVTSYTYDAAGNRTSSTDADGRVTTSTFDVLGQVVSTTTPSGATTSYTYDAAGQVTKFVDPNGHATTTTYDQAGRPVTVTDALGRAVSTAYDKAGRTTQVTRADGSTLAWGYDAAGRQTSYTDASGAVTKYTYDAAGRLKTTTDTAGRVTAYAYDPAGHQATVTYPDGGTATSTYDRLGRLTGTTYSGTTPATTRAYDAASRVTTATSGSSSTTYVYDGAGRPTTVTTDGATVGYAWTAGGRLATLTYPGGNTVGYSYDAAGQLTKVSDWTGGDYQYSWTKDGQVDTLTYPNGVATHHAYDTAGQTTAITSDTSAGTQLLKLAYAYDNAGQLTSQTADRSTGPRAPPTTATTTSTYTWDPLGQLGQVTGTETGAYGFTSTGQLTQLPDGTTLGYDSAGQVTTRTAAAASDGTPGQVTSYTYNALGQRTGATTGDQATAYAYDQTGKLTSLTDPTGATSTYTYEASGLRSTTTTAAGTQRFVWDSTATVPELLSDGTHQYVYGVGSTPLAQVNADNSVDYLHTDQTGSVRSVTDHSGNVVADSDYSPYGTPTDINDAPVSAVTPFGYAGQYTDPTGLLYLRARYYDPTTGQFLTIDPLLATTHQPYAYTPGNPLQLTDPLGLDWLDNFSDGIAAFGDAITFGGTQQIRRLINYGLNGETEDPANSCTAAYKWGQGIGIATSFAIDGAGLVEFGAKAIAFGKVLHAADEGKTVAKAARAAETADEGSFLYRGLAADHPGLQDAAKGIAEPRGGHASPSLHNGGNTLSEFTSWTTDESIARDIASEGNGPGVVMRIANADDAGFSRVASPDVYNESEVLIKGRVTGADVLPWEPHP; encoded by the coding sequence GTGCTCGAGAATCAGGTACGTCGTGGCTGGGGCCGGTTCGTGGGCGCGGTCATCGCAACCTTGGCGTTGATCGTCACCGGCACGGTGGCGGCGCCGGCCGCACTGGCGGCCGATCCGATCCCATGGAGCGGGACGGTCACGTTGAGCTCGTCGGCTTCGACGGTGGACGTGCACAACCCGACCGCGTCGATCACAGCGACGTTCAGCCCGGCGATCAACGGCACGTACCTGCCGGGGACTGTTGTCGGTGTCTACGACAACACCGGTGTCCTGATCATGAGCTGCGGCAACGGCTCCAGCGCCTGCGCTTCCGGGAGCATCGGGACGACCGTCAGGATCGACACGAACGCCACACGGACGTTCACGGCGTTCGTGGGCACCTCTCTGCCAACAACGGGACCTCCGCAGTCGGGGGTCGCTGCCACGTCGAACACGGTGGCGGTGACGAACACCGGCTGGTCCGGGACGGTCTCGCTGACGATCTCCCGCACCCAGGTCGACGTGCACAACACCATGGCCAGCGTCACCGCCACCGCCGACGCACCCCTGGACGGCCCCTACAACCTGAGCATCTACGACGCCGACTCCCACCAGCTGATCGCGACCTGCAACCAGTCCACCTGCGGCGGCACCTCACGCAACGTCACCAGCAACAACGTCAGCACCACGACCAACGCCACCCGGCACTTCGTGGCCTACGTCGCCCAGGACGCCCCCGGCAACTACACCCTGCCCAGCAACGACGTACGCGCCACCTCCAACACGGTGGCGGTGACGAACACCGGCTGGTCCGGGACGGTCTCGCTGACGATCTCCCGCACCCAGGTCGACGTGCACAACACCATGGCCAGCGTCACCGCCACCGCCGACGCACCCCTGGACGGCCCCTACAACCTGAGCATCTACGACGCCGACTCCCACCAGCTGATCGCGACCTGCAACCAGTCCACCTGCGGCGGCACCTCACGCAACGTCACCAGCAACAACGTCAGCACCACGACCAACGCCACCCGGCACTTCGTGGCCTACGTCGCCCAGGACGCCCCCGGCAACTACACCCTGCCCAGCAACGACGTACGCGCCACCTCCAACACGGTGGCGGTGACGAACACCGGCTGGTCCGGGACGGTCTCGCTGACGATCTCCCGCACCCAGGTCGACGTGCACAACACCATGGCCAGCGTCACCGCCACCGCCGACGCACCCCTGGACGGCCCCTACAACCTGAGCATCTACGACGCCGACTCCCACCAGCTGATCGCGACCTGCAACCAGTCCACCTGCGGCGGCACCTCACGCAACGTCACCAGCAACAACGTCAGCACCACGACCAACGCCACCCGGCACTTCGTGGCCTACGTCGCCCAGGACGCCCCCGGCAACTACACCCTGCCCAGCAACGACGTACGCGCCACCTCCAACACGGTGGCGGTGACGAACACCGGCTGGTCCGGGACGGTCTCGCTGACGATCTCCCGCACCCAGGTCGACGTGCACAACACCATGGCCAGCGTCACCGCCACCGCCGACGCACCCCTGGACGGCCCCTACAACCTGAGCATCTACGACGCCGACTCCCACCAGCTGATCGCGACCTGCAACCAGTCCACCTGCGGCGGCACCTCACGCAACGTCACCAGCAACAACGTCAGCACCACGACCAACGCCACCCGGCACTTCGTGGCCTACGTCGCCCAGGACGCCCCCGGCAACTACACCCTGCCCAGCAACGACGTACGCGCCACCTCCAACACGGTGGCGGTGACGAACACCGGCTGGTCCGGGACGGTCTCGCTGACGATCTCCCGCACCCAGGTCGACGTGCACAACACCATGGCCAGCGTCACCGCCACCGCCGACGCACCCCTGGACGGCCCCTACAACCTGAGCATCTACGACGCCGACTCCCACCAGCTGATCGCGACCTGCAACCAGTCCACCTGCGGCGGCACCTCACGCAACGTCACCAGCAACAACGTCAGCACCACGACCAACGCCACCCGGCACTTCGTGGCCTACGTCGCCCAGGACGCCCCCGGCAACTACACCCTGCCCAGCAACGACGTACGCGCCACCTCGGGAAGCGTGCACGTCACCAACATTGGATGGAACGGTTCGGTCACGCTTCAAGTGAGGGCCACGACGACTCCGAACTGGGTGAGCGTCACGGCTACGGCCACCGCACCCCTGGACGGCCCCTACAACCTGAGCATCTACGACGACTCGGCCCGGCTGGTCGCCGTCTGCAATCAGTCCACCTGCGGCGGCACCTCACGCAACACCGTCAGCAACAACGTAAGCACCACTCCAGGCGGCCACACCTACGTGGCCTACGTCGCCCAGGACGCCCCCGGCAACTACACCCTGCCCACCAACGACGTGCGCGCCATCAGCGGCCGTCTGAGCTCGGCAGGTACTGGTCCGACGTCTGCCGGTGAGACGTCGGGCGGGTCAAACCCGTCGGTCGCCTGCAGTGACCGCTGCCACGCCGACCCGGTGAACACCAGCACCGGTGAGTTCTGGGAGTCGACCACGGATCTTGCTGTGACGGGCTCGGGGGCGCCGTTGTCAGTCGTGCGTTCGTACGGCGCCAGCCGTTCCGCAGTCGCCGGCGCGTTCGGCTACGGATGGTCCTCCAGCCTCGAGATGCAGATCGCCATCTCCGCTGGCGCCTCGGGCACGACCGTCGGCAACGCGTCCGAGCTGCGGATCACGCAGGAGAACGGCAGTTCATTGGACTTCGTGCGCGGAGCAGACGGCACCTACAGCGCGCCGGCACGAGTGCAGGCGACCCTCAAGCAGAACCCTGACGGCACCTTCGTCCTGGTCCGTAAGGCCACCCAGACCTACCGGTTCGATGCGAGCGGCCGCCTGGCCCGGATGGAGGACCGAAACGGGCAGGGCGTGACGTTGACCAGGGACTCATCGGGGCACGTCACCACGCTGAGCGACGACCGCGGCCGCGGCCTTACCTTGACCTGGTCCGGTGCCCACGTCGCCTCAGCGGCGGACAACACCGGGCGCACCGTCAGCTACGGCTACTCCTCCGACGGTGACCTGACCTCCGTCACGGCGCCCGACGGGAGCGTGCAGTCCTACGCCTATGACCTGCTGCACCGCATGGTGTCCATGACGGCCGCGGACGGTGGCGTGACGACGAACGCGTATGACACCGCGTCGCGGGTGGTCTCCCAGACCGACGCCTTGGAGCGCACCACCAGCTTCGCGTACGGGGACGGGCAGACCACGATCACGGATCCGGATGGGTCGAAGACGGTTGAGCGGTACGTCAACGGGCAGGTCATCTCGGAGACGAAGGCGGCCGGCACAACGCTGGAAGCCACGACGTACTTCACGTACGGGCCGACGAATCAGGTGACGTCGCAGACTGATGCTCTTGGTCGTATCGCGACGTTCACGTATGACGACGCGGGGAACCGGCTGTCGGCGACGGATCCGTTGGGTCGCACGACGTCGATGACGTACAACGGGTTCAACGAGCCGTTGACGGTGACGAACCCGGCCGGTGAGACCACCACGTTCGTCTACGACAGCCACGGCAACCTGCAGTCCAAGACGGACCCGACGGGTGCGGTGACCTCGTTCACGGTGAACCCGGACGGGACGGTCGCGTCGGCGACGGACGCGACGGGGAACGTGACCCGGTACTCCTACGACGCGCACGGGTACCTGGCCTCGACCACCGACCCGACCGGTGCGGTGACCACGGCGGTGTTCGATGCCGTGGGCCGGCAGGTGTCGGCCACGGACCCGCGGGGGAACGTGACGGGTGCGGCCCCGGCCCAGTACACCTCCACGATCGCCTACGACCCGGCGGGCCGGCCCCTGTCGACGACGGACCCGTACGGGTCGACCACGGCGATGGGGTATGACGCGGTGGGGAACGTGACCTCGAGCACCGACCAGCTGGGGCAGGTCACCACGTTCACCTACGACGCCGCCGGTCAGCGCCTCACCGCGACCGACCCGAACGGCTCGGTGACGAAGTGGTCGTACGACAAGGCCGGCCGGGTGGCCACGATCACCGCCCCGGACGGTGGGGTGACCAGCTACACCTATGACGCGGCGGGGAACCGCACGTCGAGCACGGACGCGGACGGTCGGGTGACGACCAGCACGTTCGACGTGCTGGGCCAGGTCGTCTCGACCACCACCCCGTCGGGGGCCACGACCTCGTACACCTACGACGCGGCGGGGCAGGTTACCAAATTCGTCGACCCGAACGGGCACGCGACCACTACCACCTACGACCAGGCCGGCCGGCCGGTCACGGTGACCGACGCGCTGGGCCGGGCGGTGAGCACGGCCTACGACAAGGCGGGGCGCACCACCCAGGTGACTCGCGCCGACGGATCCACGCTGGCCTGGGGCTATGACGCGGCGGGTCGGCAGACGTCCTACACCGACGCGTCCGGGGCGGTGACCAAGTACACCTACGACGCCGCGGGCCGGCTGAAAACCACCACCGACACTGCGGGTCGGGTCACCGCCTACGCCTACGACCCCGCCGGGCACCAGGCCACGGTCACTTACCCCGACGGCGGGACGGCCACGTCCACCTACGACCGGCTCGGGCGGCTGACGGGGACCACCTACTCGGGGACCACCCCGGCGACCACCCGTGCTTACGACGCCGCCTCTCGGGTGACGACTGCCACGTCGGGGTCCTCGAGCACGACCTACGTCTATGACGGCGCGGGGCGGCCGACCACGGTCACCACCGACGGGGCCACCGTCGGCTACGCCTGGACCGCCGGTGGCCGGCTGGCCACGCTGACCTACCCGGGTGGGAACACGGTCGGGTACTCCTACGACGCGGCGGGGCAGCTGACGAAGGTGTCGGACTGGACCGGGGGTGACTACCAGTACTCCTGGACCAAGGACGGGCAGGTCGACACCCTCACCTACCCCAACGGCGTGGCCACCCACCACGCCTACGACACCGCCGGGCAGACCACCGCGATCACCTCGGACACCTCCGCCGGCACCCAGCTGCTCAAGCTCGCCTACGCCTACGACAACGCCGGGCAGCTGACCTCCCAAACCGCCGACCGGTCCACCGGACCGCGCGCACCCCCCACCACGGCGACCACCACGTCCACCTACACGTGGGACCCGCTGGGGCAGCTCGGCCAGGTCACCGGCACCGAGACCGGCGCCTACGGGTTCACCAGCACCGGCCAGCTCACCCAGCTCCCCGACGGCACGACCCTGGGCTACGACAGCGCCGGGCAGGTCACCACCCGCACCGCGGCGGCCGCCTCCGACGGCACCCCCGGGCAGGTCACCAGCTACACCTACAACGCGCTCGGGCAACGCACCGGCGCCACCACCGGCGACCAGGCCACCGCCTACGCCTACGACCAGACCGGCAAGCTCACCAGCCTGACCGACCCGACCGGCGCCACCAGCACCTACACCTACGAGGCGTCCGGGCTGCGGTCCACCACGACCACCGCTGCCGGCACCCAACGCTTCGTCTGGGACTCCACCGCCACCGTCCCCGAGCTGCTCTCTGACGGCACTCACCAGTACGTCTACGGGGTCGGGTCCACCCCCCTCGCCCAGGTCAACGCCGACAACAGCGTCGACTACCTGCACACCGACCAGACCGGATCCGTCCGAAGCGTCACCGACCACTCCGGGAACGTCGTCGCCGACAGCGATTACAGCCCCTACGGCACCCCCACCGACATCAACGACGCGCCCGTCTCGGCCGTCACTCCCTTCGGCTACGCCGGTCAGTACACCGACCCCACCGGACTGCTTTACCTACGAGCCCGCTACTACGACCCCACCACTGGCCAGTTCCTCACCATCGACCCCCTCCTGGCCACCACCCACCAGCCCTACGCCTACACACCCGGCAACCCCCTCCAACTCACCGACCCACTCGGTCTCGACTGGCTCGACAACTTCAGCGACGGCATCGCCGCCTTCGGCGACGCGATCACCTTCGGCGGCACCCAACAGATCCGAAGGCTGATCAACTACGGTCTCAACGGCGAAACAGAAGACCCCGCCAATAGTTGCACCGCTGCATACAAATGGGGCCAGGGGATCGGAATAGCGACATCATTCGCGATCGATGGCGCAGGGCTGGTAGAGTTCGGCGCCAAGGCTATCGCGTTTGGCAAAGTACTTCACGCTGCCGATGAAGGAAAGACTGTCGCCAAGGCAGCCCGTGCTGCCGAGACCGCAGACGAGGGCAGCTTCCTCTACCGAGGGTTGGCAGCGGACCATCCGGGTCTGCAAGACGCTGCGAAGGGGATCGCCGAGCCCCGGGGAGGCCACGCCAGCCCTTCACTCCACAACGGGGGCAACACACTGAGCGAGTTCACTTCCTGGACGACGGATGAGTCGATCGCCCGAGACATCGCGTCAGAAGGCAACGGTCCGGGCGTGGTAATGCGAATAGCCAACGCGGATGACGCAGGCTTCAGCCGCGTGGCCTCGCCGGATGTTTACAACGAGAGCGAAGTGCTGATCAAGGGCCGCGTTACAGGCGCAGACGTCCTTCCGTGGGAGCCTCACCCGTGA
- a CDS encoding toll/interleukin-1 receptor domain-containing protein produces the protein MCHAWDDRQGAALDFYNHLERLEVKVWFSERDVPLGTSLLRQIDRGLKNSRAGVVLVTPSLLKSLNAEGIADKELSALLATDRVIPVAHGTTFEALRDVSPLLAARSGLSTGESSLEEVAAKIADTVLLD, from the coding sequence CTGTGCCACGCTTGGGATGACCGACAGGGTGCCGCCCTGGATTTCTACAACCACCTTGAGCGTCTTGAGGTCAAGGTGTGGTTCAGTGAGAGAGACGTCCCCTTGGGGACCTCGCTCCTGCGGCAGATTGATAGAGGGCTGAAGAACTCTCGCGCCGGAGTCGTGCTCGTGACGCCCTCGCTGCTCAAGAGCCTGAACGCGGAAGGAATAGCAGACAAGGAACTCTCCGCACTCCTCGCCACCGATCGCGTGATCCCGGTTGCCCACGGCACCACGTTCGAGGCGCTGCGGGACGTGAGCCCTTTGCTCGCGGCGCGGTCGGGCCTGAGCACGGGAGAGTCGTCGCTGGAAGAAGTCGCCGCGAAGATCGCGGATACGGTGCTGCTCGACTAG
- the recO gene encoding DNA repair protein RecO: MELSDDVIALELENFRNLIYSTTAQLDEWLPTRYSPYADPERVVGSYFHVEAHRWNLLLDAARQDAINGPNHGEYQKELRRAVLSSWTGLSVGTVAYLDLVVGSNDAEWRRWTGSVASAFAGSHRVPDPAVREDLFIFSTALEYSLRVAQRWPSSWRSIRMLRQSRPDRFHDLEYLQAYGARQLPELVDVAWIRASLFPGVYLDPTETYPRDDDSRFEAEAELFDRPLKPARPSPDRAEKSRYRDEAVILRVAELGEADSLVTMLTRNHGNVRAVVKGARRVSSRFGQTLVPFQCVDLQVHAGRHLAVIIEAEVLGAYASAIAAKEELISAATEMVRIADELLLDAATPSQYALLKGALGHLAAGRGEVSQTLTSYAVNCATLAAGRDVDAWSTESLAWQEVMRLFSSADE, from the coding sequence ATGGAGTTGAGCGACGACGTGATAGCGCTAGAGCTTGAGAATTTCCGAAATCTCATATACTCAACCACTGCGCAGCTCGACGAGTGGCTGCCGACACGGTACTCGCCGTACGCGGATCCCGAGAGGGTCGTCGGCAGCTATTTTCATGTAGAGGCGCATCGTTGGAATCTGTTGCTTGACGCAGCCCGCCAGGATGCGATTAATGGCCCCAATCATGGTGAGTATCAGAAGGAATTGCGTCGAGCGGTGTTGTCATCGTGGACAGGACTGTCGGTTGGGACGGTGGCTTACCTCGATCTCGTGGTCGGATCCAACGACGCGGAGTGGCGGCGATGGACCGGGAGCGTGGCATCTGCATTCGCTGGATCCCATCGCGTTCCCGATCCGGCGGTTCGGGAAGACCTTTTCATCTTCTCGACTGCCCTTGAGTACAGCCTCCGGGTGGCACAACGTTGGCCATCCAGTTGGCGATCGATACGAATGCTCCGCCAGAGCCGGCCGGATCGGTTTCACGACTTGGAATACCTGCAGGCTTATGGCGCGCGTCAGCTTCCGGAATTGGTCGATGTCGCATGGATCCGCGCCTCGTTATTCCCGGGGGTGTATCTAGATCCGACTGAGACGTATCCCCGCGACGATGACTCCCGCTTCGAAGCCGAGGCGGAGCTTTTCGACCGCCCGTTGAAGCCGGCGCGACCTTCGCCGGACAGGGCGGAGAAGTCGCGGTATCGAGACGAGGCTGTCATTCTCCGCGTCGCGGAGCTCGGTGAGGCCGATTCTCTAGTGACCATGCTCACGCGCAACCACGGCAACGTGAGAGCGGTAGTAAAAGGCGCTCGGCGGGTATCGAGTAGATTTGGCCAAACACTTGTGCCTTTTCAATGCGTCGATCTCCAGGTCCACGCTGGCCGCCATCTTGCCGTCATCATCGAGGCTGAAGTTCTCGGTGCCTATGCGTCAGCTATAGCTGCCAAAGAAGAGCTAATCTCGGCAGCGACCGAGATGGTGAGAATCGCTGACGAACTACTTCTGGATGCTGCAACGCCTTCACAGTACGCATTGCTGAAGGGCGCGCTAGGGCATCTAGCTGCCGGCCGGGGCGAAGTCTCGCAGACTCTTACGTCGTACGCCGTGAACTGCGCAACCCTCGCTGCCGGACGCGACGTAGACGCATGGTCCACGGAGTCTCTTGCCTGGCAGGAGGTGATGCGCCTCTTCTCAAGCGCCGATGAGTAG
- a CDS encoding IS3 family transposase (programmed frameshift): MPRPYPMEFRRDVVAVARRGEAPLKQVAADFGIAESCLRNWLRDADVEDGNRPGVTRSESTELREANRRIRLLEQENEVLRRAAAYLSQANLPKRLYPLVSELAVDGVPVAVTCRVLKLARQPYYRWLAAPVTSRELEQAHLANTLFDAHLDDPEFGHRLLADEAARAGMVACDRTVWRICSSNGWWSVFGKKRSRGGKKAGPPAHDDLVLRQFRADGPNRLWLWDITEHPTAEGKIYLCAIKDVFSNRIVGYSISDRMTSQIAVNALVSAVQRRRDVAGCVVHSDRGSQFRSRKVARVLAHHDLVGSMGQVASAGDNAAMESFFSLLQKNVLNRRRWATRQDLRIAIITWIERTYHRRRRQQRLGRLTPIEFETIMNTQVALAA, encoded by the exons GTGCCCAGGCCCTATCCGATGGAGTTCCGCCGGGACGTCGTGGCGGTTGCCCGACGCGGTGAGGCTCCGCTCAAGCAGGTCGCGGCCGACTTCGGGATCGCCGAGTCGTGTCTGCGCAACTGGCTGCGTGATGCCGATGTCGAGGACGGCAACCGTCCGGGCGTGACCCGGTCGGAGTCGACCGAGCTGCGCGAGGCCAACCGTCGCATCCGTCTTCTGGAGCAGGAGAACGAGGTGCTGCGCCGCGCGGCGGCGTACTTGTCCCAGGCGAATCTGCCG AAAAGGCTCTACCCGCTCGTGAGTGAGCTCGCCGTCGACGGGGTGCCCGTCGCGGTGACGTGTCGGGTTCTCAAGCTCGCCAGGCAGCCGTACTACCGCTGGCTTGCCGCACCCGTGACCTCTCGTGAGCTCGAGCAGGCGCATCTGGCCAACACCCTGTTCGACGCCCACCTCGACGACCCGGAGTTCGGTCACCGACTCCTGGCCGACGAGGCGGCCCGGGCCGGGATGGTCGCCTGCGACCGCACGGTGTGGCGGATCTGCTCGAGCAATGGCTGGTGGTCCGTGTTCGGAAAGAAGCGTTCCCGAGGCGGCAAGAAGGCCGGCCCGCCGGCCCACGACGACCTCGTGCTGCGCCAGTTCCGAGCCGACGGGCCGAACCGGCTATGGCTGTGGGACATCACCGAGCACCCCACCGCCGAGGGCAAGATCTACCTCTGCGCGATCAAGGACGTGTTCTCCAACCGGATCGTGGGGTACTCGATCAGTGATCGCATGACCTCCCAGATCGCGGTGAATGCACTGGTCAGCGCCGTGCAGCGGCGACGCGACGTCGCTGGGTGCGTGGTGCACTCGGACCGAGGCAGCCAGTTTCGAAGCCGGAAGGTGGCCCGCGTCCTGGCTCACCACGACCTGGTCGGCTCGATGGGCCAGGTCGCCTCTGCTGGCGACAACGCCGCCATGGAGAGCTTCTTCTCGCTGCTGCAGAAGAACGTCCTGAACCGGCGTCGCTGGGCCACCCGCCAGGACCTGCGCATCGCGATCATCACCTGGATCGAAAGGACCTACCACCGCCGCCGACGCCAACAAAGGCTCGGGCGCCTGACACCCATCGAGTTCGAGACCATCATGAACACTCAGGTCGCACTCGCCGCCTGA